A stretch of the Myripristis murdjan chromosome 24, fMyrMur1.1, whole genome shotgun sequence genome encodes the following:
- the mrpl19 gene encoding large ribosomal subunit protein bL19m — MAVCTKALDKVVFSLRLIRNLQLQNERFLSSSLPRLAAGSDSQQPPRFTPPPKPVIIDKTQTVTSQRKFLSPEFIPPRQRTDPAKFSMERKDMVRRRKVLDIPEFYVGSILAVTMADPDASGKTNRFVGICVQRGGKGLGATFILRNIIDNQGVEICYELYSPRIQQIEVLKLEKRLDDNLMYLRDALPEYSTVDPSMKPVPFSPTGEVPVNKLKVKMRPKPWSKRWERPKFNIQGIRFDLSLTPEQMEHAQKWAQPWVQYDMLKEYDTSSLEEKIHTEVQQEMSK, encoded by the exons ATGGCTGTGTGCACCAAAGCACTGGATAAAGTCGTGTTTTCGTTAAGGCTAATACGAAACCTCCAGCTTCAGAATGAAC GGTTTCTATCCTCATCCCTGCCTCGTCTTGCTGCGGGAAGCGACAGCCAGCAGCCACCCAGATTCACTCCTCCTCCCAAACCCGTCATCATAGACAAGACACAGACCGTCACATCACAGCGAAA GTTTCTGAGTCCGGAGTTCATCCCTCCCAGACAGAGGACGGACCCTGCCAAGTTTTCCATGGAGAGGAAAGACATGGTCCGCAGGAGGAAAGTGCTCGACATCCCCGAGTTCTACGTGG GGAGTATCTTAGCTGTGACCATGGCCGACCCTGATGCCAGTGGGAAGACAAATCGCTTCGTGGGCATCTGTGTCCAGAGGGGAGGCAAGGGGCTGGGCGCCACTTTCATTTTGAGGAACATCATTGATAACCAAG GTGTGGAGATCTGCTATGAGCTGTACAGTCCTCGGATCCAGCAGATCGAGGTGCTGAAGCTGGAGAAGAGGCTGGATGACAACCTGATGTACCTGAGAGACGCCCTGCCTGAGTACAGCACTGTGGACCCCAGCATGAAGCCTGTCCCCTTCTCGCCCACAGGAGAAGTGCCAGTCAACAAG CTCAAGGTGAAGATGCGTCCAAAACCGTGGTCCAAACGCTGGGAGCGGCCCAAGTTCAACATCCAGGGCATCCGCTTTGACCTGAGCCTGACCCCCGAGCAGATGGAGCACGCGCAGAAGTGGGCGCAGCCTTGGGTGCAGTACGACATGCTGAAGGAGTACGACACCTCCAGCCTGGAGGAGAAGATCCACACTGAGGTCCAGCAGGAGATGAGCAAGTGa